The genomic window AgatatattcaatttaatccctaaacAGGGATGGTCAATGTTGGTCAAgagattatttaattatttttaatattctaaagATCAATTAATTTGTGTTAATAAACTCTATGGTccagttaataattatattaactcAAAAAACCATTCTTCattgagatataaaaaaaattaacttttcattagactatatatatatatatatttgataatgcGATTCAATgttgttttataaaagattttgaatattaacatatcaaatttataaaaaaaatattaatttaatattatttcggGCGaacacaatttaaattttaaaaacaagcaCAATTTAAGAAACTTGAGAGAGTTACGCAAATCATAGAAAATTTCCATGGAATAGTACAAGTGGAGATAAAAAGAGCAAAGGGCGAGAGACAGCAGAGAAGACCTCGTGGATAGAGCTAAGGTCATTCATAGAGCTAAGGTCATTCCTTTTTGGGGTGCAGTGGACTTGTCAAGTCGTGTCCACCACCTCTAGCCTGCGTACCTCACATATTGTTTAATTCGATTCTTTCAATTGCAGAGATAGACATTTATTGTCGAGTGCATGCACTTGAGCTCCGGTGatcgaactttttttttattttttattccgaATTACAAACTTAAAAttcggtgatttttttttaaaactaatcatgcctaacaaattaaacacaagcaTTCCCTAAAATATTAAGTTAGAAAAGGTGCCTTATTCGTGCTTTGATTATATATTCCCTCTTAACCTATATTAGAATAATGTGTTTAGAAAAGCGTTGgtagtgtattttaaaaaacttaatttttctttatatttttgaagtgttttgatattcatactaaaaataaaatttaaaaaatataaataataccAATCACCCTGCTAAGTACAAGGAGCCTCGGCTGCGATATGCCTACATGACTAGATGTCTGTAGATGCTGCTGCCCTGGATTTGTGAGTCCGTTTACCTATTTGAACCGCTGACTACTCGTTCTGGCGAGGGACCTTTAGGCATCGTAGGTCTCCCTCCAAAGGGCAACTTCAGAAGGTTGCATCAAATTGAATGGCCGATTTCTTCTAGTCTGCCATTAGACAGATGTGACTCAAACCTGTTCCTTTACTCTTTTCACTTTGTGTGAAGAGTCCTCTATGGGGAGCCGCTACACGTGAAGCCTATCCTTTTCATTTCCCTTTTCCATCTTTCGTTTGACAGAGAAAAACGATGTCTTCATTAATTGAACAGGCATTGCCGAGAACACAGTCTACGGGCTCAACGTATGGGGGTCTAAAATACAGAGACCAGGACAAAGACAACATGAAAAGGGGCGAGGGTTTTGTGGAAACTCCAGCCAAATACCaaaattttcatgtttgttattttcatgaaaagtttGCTAGTTTCCACTTCAAATTTTTCAGCACGTTGGCTCTGGTTTACTCTTCTCCTTTAACAGACACGAGAACGCATGAAACTGAAAGTCCCAAATACAGTAGTTTAATCTCATCTCTCAGCTTGTAATCTTGCATTCCGTCCACAGCAGAGCTACAAGCCTACAACAAACCCATTATTTATAAGCTGCAGCAATGACCTGCTCTTGTAAACAACAAGCCCTACCGCAGTGACCGCAACGAGTAATATCACACGAACGTTACATAACATAACTTGTGTGTAGGGTATAAGAAAAAGATGAGGAAATTCAAAAATCTCGAAACTATGATGATGAAATAGTTGGATGTTAATTGAAACACAAAAGCAAGGCATGCATTTCAACAACTCAGCTTGGAACCTTTTTTTGTTCCAGTAGTTATAGCTAAATCTAGGAATGCACAAAAGGATACAGCGTACACCCAGAATAGACATTATCACCCACACTTAATTTTCCTAATCTAAACCggaggaaataaaataaagctgCAGCATATGAATCCAGCAAACTCCTTTAAGAATAACTTAGTCAAGACTCGAGATAGCACTTATAAGTTCCGCATAACTAGCAAACACCAAATAAAGTGGAAACTCCAGCCAATACTTAGGTGTGGTCGAGAAAGATCTATAACACGTATCAAAAGATTTGCAGGAGAGAATGATTGAACCAACATTAATCTGTCAAAGTTACAAGAGTATTTGGGCAGTAATATGACCGTTGACTCAGAGCTTTCTGCTCCTTTCCTTGAGTACAACCTGTCCATTCTTGGCCGCTAATAAGTTTGGGGGTGTGAGCGAGATTGGAATTGTaaaatgtatgaaaaaaatgaatatcttATGCAACAGCGAGATATTCAGGTAAAACTTGCTGTGATATCACCGAATGCATAACTAAATTACCACTCCATTACTAAGTGACATGACCAGAGCCAGAGCATCAACACACGTAGATATCTCTAAAGACCATTATAGGAGTTgcacaaatgaaaaaataaatcaggaGATGGATTGTTAATAACaccaaataatttaatgcaTTTGACTACTTTAAGCAATCCACATTAGTTGGTGTTTGGACTAACATaagaaattgcaaaaataatcaaacaacccAAGAAACATTCCAGTGATTCTTGCAGTCAGAAGCTTATATTTGTTGTTGCACAACAAATCCAAACAGAGGTTCAAAGGGAAATGGCACAATGTCATATTCACCAATTAATTAGATGACAATGCTAACtttattgcaagaaaaattggggaaaaaagcagaagaaatgcaaaacaaaatcaatgattgaaaattttcacGACAAATTCTAAGGGACACTAGTATTGACCAACCACGCACAAAATTCTCTAAAACCACCTTCAATCCAAGACACCATGAGAAAACCGGTTCTGTCCACAAGTCTATTTTCAAGGAAGCAAGAAAGTGAACAAAAATAAACCTTTTACAAACTGACAGAGTGCATTAAAGCAGAAAGAATACAAATGCAGACATATCTTTATTTTGCCAAAACAGATGAAAGTTTAAAACACGTAACTTTCTAAGGCAGAAGGACAACAAAACTCTTTGCAACCCTCCACTGAATAGATTCACCACTTCTTTGCTAATTAGCTGTTGAATATGGACGGATATTGATAATGCCTGCATGAATCGTGTATTTTCTTTATAGCACACTATATTGAAACTCAGGACTGAACTTCAGTCTGGGATTCACCAACTTCTTTCCTACTAGTAAACATGCAAGTCTCTCACTCTAAAGGACCAGGCATCTTGTGAGTTAGCATTTCTGGTTGGCCAACGCTACAAATGCCTCACCTACAGGTTGTAATATAACAGATCCTATCcagattaaaaactatattggTTAATGGACTACTAACACCACTCAAGAACCCTGATGTTTATAATATGTTTATAAATGGAACAAAACTAGACACTTCATGTCCCAGTTGGCAGCAGTGTACCAAAAATCTAGTAGAAGCACGAagcaaaaacatattataaacaTGCCAGGGCCAAGAATGTCAACATAAACAGCACACACCattaaattaagtttcattCAGAAACCAGAATCCTTAAAGTCAGTTACAGCTACATTTAGTTGATGTGCAGGATGATCACTACTAAATGAATTTTAGAGGAGACTCCTATATAGGCTCAGACCGTACCTAGACCCTGATCTATCCCCAACCTTGCAAATTACATGTAAGCCTGTCAGAAATGGATTCTCTGAAAGTGCAGGGTTTCAAACCTGTACGTGCAATTAATGCATAGGGATTAAGATGAATTGTTAGCCTTGTTTAAATCAAACATATGATCAGTATAACATAACCAATgtcaacaaatgtttttttttgctttaagcTGTTTAACGATTCTTGTACCTTTACTATATAGATAGCACACACATAATACTGCACTTTAGGCATAAAATCACATGCCCACTACAAGGCTGAATGGTGTGTATCAGAAATTTTGAACTCTTTCTTTGGTTTTACCACAGCACTcatgatatataaaaattgtaataaCCCCAAAAGCACAGCATCATttgacacaataaaaaaaagacagaaactGGTGATGGTAACACTTTTATTCACAAtagaaaaacttgaaaagtCACAGCACAAGACCACTGATTGAAGTGTCATAAAATAGCAGGTCTTCAAAAGATGTTACCAATTCTACACCCGATAATTCCATCAAGTCTTAAGAATCTATCAAACAAAGAAATGGAGAAAATCTCATAATAATGCGTATGAGGTTGGAAAGCTTGGGCAAGAACAAAATGAGAAGGTAAGAGAAATCTCAGCGACGTTTAGGAAATTGTTGGGCAAGCAATTTAGCGATCTCTGAAACTCCAACTCTCTCTTTGCCTTCCAACATGGTCCTTAACTTCTCCTCTGAAAGAACATCTTTCTTCATGCCAGGGTTCTGCAAGCCATTCATCCATTATTCGTCAATCACTTGCAAGAAATGTATGCAAGTCCATCAAAGAGAACATTTTCCCGGCAACATTCCTATTGCTATTTCTAGTAATACTAAAAGAGGGTAGTGACAATAGATAGAAACCTGACGATTGTTGAGCTTGATGAACCTGGTGATGAGTTCGGAGATATCAGAGGCAGGAGGATCACGAATCCCGAGAAATTTACCCAAGTTGCACTTAGAGGATGGTGTCAGCTTGGCTTTGACTTGGGCATTAACAACACTCCCCCAAGAAGCATAGGCTGGGTGCTTCACTACTGCTTTCTTCAAACTTCTACTTGCCTTACCACCTGCTGCcgccattttttttaaatccttctGTTGCTGCACTGTTTCAACCTTCACCTTCAATTCCCAAATCAAAACTTGGCCGACTCCTGCAGCGCCAGGATTGAACTggacacaaaattaaaaacccttaacccaaaagatgaaaaaagaatacaaaagTCCACTTCGACAGCAACAAAGCTCCACAAATCCTAAATTCCCTATTTTCGCTCACACATAACAGTgactaaaaatctaaaatgaaagcaaaaaaatacgATGCAAACAGCTACGGACTACAAATTCAGTAACTAATAACAAGATAAAATTATGGGATAAGCTTATAACATACCAACTGATTAAGCAAAATCGAGTGAGAAATCaaaaattgtttatttcatttagttttggCAATCAATACTTAAACCAGATGAGCAATCATTAGATTTTACAGTTTGCTTGCTTCTTCATTTCCAACAGGCATCCAGTAACAGTAATTGATAAGGCTCTGAGGCAAAGAGAGGGGGAAAGAGAGAGTACCTGAGGCTGTGGGGATCCAAGAAGAGAACAAGACACTGTGCTCGTAACTGGAAACGCTCTAGTTTCAAACCCAAGGCCAAGTGAAGAGACAAGGGAAACAAATAACTGCTTAATGTGTAAGGGTTTTAATGTGGGCTTCATCGATCCGGCCCATTTTCCTAAAAGCTAAGTTTTTAAATTGCCCTCTCGGTATTTTCTCCTTGcgacaatttcatttttttttttactgtaagaTAACCTGATtgataaaactcaaaattataaatattttttcttataataaatgTAAAAACTGCTACTTTAGAAGGAACTGGCTTCAGGACTCCTGCCATGCAAGCAAAGCAGATTGTTGTCCTCCTTGTTTTTCTGTTGATTAATAACCCATAAGAGACATTTTATGATCAAAGAGAAATACCCTTTGATTATCCAAAAGCTTGATGTAGAAATTCCCCTCCTTTTGCAATGTCTTTGGGGCAAGGCTGCCcccccaaaagaaaagaaaaaaaaggaagggcCCAGGGTACATATGCTTCTAGCTTCTGAAACGCTGTCCAACCTCAAAATCCTTCCATTCACAGACAAAGGGTGCGAATAAAAATGGCTTACTATTTACTAGTCTTTCCCTTACTCTTGCTTTTGTGTGCTCCATCTCCTTCTCTTGCACAGCCGTTTAAAGCTGTGAATTTAGGAAATTGGCTCGTTAATGAAGGGTGGATGGATCCTTCTCTCTATGATGGGATGCCCAACAATGATCTCCTGGTAATTTTAGCTTTACTCTATCATCCTGATTCCTGATCATCAACATATCACTCAGGCCTCATGTGTGAACTATCCATCACAACATCATTATATCTATCCCAAGCCCTCACTTCATTGATTAAGACCTCTCTCGACGTCTTAGTCCTTGAAAGACCATGCAACttctttactttattttctcttaCTACCAGGTATAATTGTTTTAGTCGTATCTACTACTAGTTTTAAATTAAGCtgataatctctctctctctctcttacactCACGTATATCTTATTGTCGTTTTActaatttgtgttttaaatttacTGCAGGATGGAACTCAAGTGCGGTTCTTCTCCACAAGGCTACAGAAGTATCTTTGCTCAGAAAATGGAGGTGGAACCATTCTTGTAGCCAATCGGCCCTCAGCCTCTGACTGGGAAACTTTCAGagtaattaaaatctttaaactaATGATCTAGCTAGACTTAGTGCATTAGTACTACTATTTACCTTTATTTGTTCTGGATAATATCTATGACTATTTACCTTTTCTGTGATTTTAACTGGACTTGTAAGCTTTGTTTATAATTGTAATCTCATGCTGCATGTTTCTCATCTTTACTTTACTGATGATTTTATTTCACAGTTGTGGAGGATCAATGAGACATATTTCAACTTTAGGGTGTTCAACAAGCAGTTTGTGGGGCTAGAGGATCAAGGAAACAAAGTAACAGCATTTTCAGATACTGCTGGAAACCGAGAAACATTCCAGATCATAAGGAAAAATGATGATCGGAGTATAGTTCGCCTCCAAGCATCAAATGGACAATTCCTTCAGGTTTTGCctaatctttcttcttctttttctcagcAATAgcacttttaatttcttttattttttgtcatttgagCTCTGGAACTTTCACCGAactagtttgttttagattgatCATGATAAATTTCTCCTTTGGTGTACAAAATAAACCTGATACAGGAAAATCATACCATGAAAAGTGTGTCTTGTGGACTAAAACATGATCATTTTAGTGACTCCAGGCTCTTGTCAGTTAAACAGCAGTAGTGTACATGCTAGTGATCAACACTCTGGATCATTGTACTATAAGTGGCGTAGCTAACTATCAGTTTAATACTCTTaccatatgtgtgtgtgtgatagCTTAATATATCATCCGCATTACATGAAGGATTACTGTGCTTCTGACTCTGTTGTGTAATCAGGCAATATCAGAGACACTGGTAACTGCAGATTATGTAGGCTCAGGTTGGGACGACGGTGATCCATCAGTCTTCAAAATGACTATTGTCAATCCCAACGCCATACGAGGTGAATATCAACTCACAAATGGTTATGGTCCAGACAGAGCCCCTCAAGTCTTGCAGGTAAAAGTTATAATTCATAGCATAAACAAAGAGAACCGAAGTTTGTGCTAGGCTGCTAGCATTTTAGCAACTATAAGTATAACTAAACCACGAATGACTTGCAAATTACCTGTTCATCCCAGGATCACTGGAACTCTTACATCACTGATGAGGACTTCAGATTCATGTCAGCAAATGGTCTTAATGCTGTCAGAATTCCAGTTGGATGGTGGATCGCATGCGATCCGCCGCCTAAACCTTTTGTTAGTGGCTCTTTGAAAGCCCTAGACAATGCTTTCACATGGGCACAGTGAGTATCATTTACTAAATGAAATCAATTGACggtttaatgttgtttttgggAACCTTTTTCTGTACAGGTGCTATAAATACTCTGATGATGGCTTACGTATTTACATGTATATTTATGTAGGGAATACGGAATGAAGGTAATTGTTGATCTGCATGCGATTCAAGGTTCACAAAATGGCAATGGTCATAGTGGGACACGAGATGGGTACCAAGAATGGGGAGATTCCAACATTCAAGATACTGTGGCTGTCATAGATTTCCTTGCAGAGAGGTAAGACGATAAGTTTTTTTCTACACATTCTCCATGTTGTGAATTACCTTCCAAATCAAATCAGGTTGCTTATACATGAAAAATTGTTTGAATTCTGATGCAATGTTTGCTACTAAACAGGTATGCCAACAATACAAGTCTTGCAGCAATCGAATTGATGAACGAGCCAATGGCCCCAGGCATCAGTCTAGACACCCTAAAGAAGTATTATCAAGCTGGATACGATGCCGTAAGGAAGTACACTCAAAATGCTTATGTGATCCTCTCCAATCGACTAGGGAACGCTGATGCAAAGGAGCTCCTTTCATTTGCAAGCAGTCTGCATTGCGTAGCCATTGATGTGCATTATTACAACCTATTCTCAGATTCGTTCAGTAATATGAATGCGCAACAGAACATTGACTTTATCCATAATCAGCGGTCTAGTGATCTCGATACCGTGACCACTGCCAATGGTCCATCCATTTTTGTTGGTAAGTCCAAAACCAATGTTTACGCAATCAAAACCAGTACTTGAAGTTTTTTCTAAGCCTAGTCTACCTCTTAACTGTAATTGAAGATAATGCTCCGACTAGTTCAAAAGGTAATACGCTGAACCGTGTGCTGAGATTTTTGCAGGGGCATGGACTGGAGAATGGGAAGTGAACGGAGCATCGATGGAAGATTATCAAAACTTTGCTAAAGCTCAAATCGAAGTCTACGGGCGTGCCCAATTTGGATGGGCATATTGGGCTTACAAGTGTGCCGCCAACTACTGGAGTCTAAAATGGATGATCGAGAACAACTACATAAAGCTCTAGATTCTGCCAATGGCTATTACATCAGGACGTAGTAACTGGCTTTTGGGCTCCTTCTATGCATGAAAAGGCCAACAGTGCTCTTTTTTCTGTTAATTGTAACGTCCAAGATTAATAATGGGGATTAATTTACCTCTATATCTATCATCTTGATTGCCAAATGGCATCGAGGGTAGTTGAGGATTTGAAATAGACCCCTGCATATATTTTCCAAGTTACTACTTACAATTGGATCAAAACTAATAAATGGAAAAAGGACTAAGtgagatttaaaaaagaaaatcacctATTGTGTTCGTTCAATAGAGATTGTCTTGATTCATAAGAAGTTCAAGCTTTTTAAAACTCTACGAAGTTGAAAAAATGGGTGTTAGAGAGTTATAAATGTTCTTTACTAGCGACCAGCGAGGGACCCGTCCGTCGGCCTAGATATTTGGTCTTTGCTCCTGTGGGCTAGGTGcaattcacttttatttttttaaaaattaagtttaacgTCCCgcttgttaaaaataaatgttccattgtttgaaaaaaatatttgcaagtAAATTTAAAGC from Populus trichocarpa isolate Nisqually-1 chromosome 5, P.trichocarpa_v4.1, whole genome shotgun sequence includes these protein-coding regions:
- the LOC112327638 gene encoding uncharacterized protein LOC112327638, which codes for MKPTLKPLHIKQLFVSLVSSLGLGFETRAFPVTSTVSCSLLGSPQPQFNPGAAGVGQVLIWELKVKVETVQQQKDLKKMAAAGGKASRSLKKAVVKHPAYASWGSVVNAQVKAKLTPSSKCNLGKFLGIRDPPASDISELITRFIKLNNRQNPGMKKDVLSEEKLRTMLEGKERVGVSEIAKLLAQQFPKRR
- the LOC7471527 gene encoding probable glucan 1,3-beta-glucosidase A isoform X1; the encoded protein is MAYYLLVFPLLLLLCAPSPSLAQPFKAVNLGNWLVNEGWMDPSLYDGMPNNDLLDGTQVRFFSTRLQKYLCSENGGGTILVANRPSASDWETFRLWRINETYFNFRVFNKQFVGLEDQGNKVTAFSDTAGNRETFQIIRKNDDRSIVRLQASNGQFLQAISETLVTADYVGSGWDDGDPSVFKMTIVNPNAIRGEYQLTNGYGPDRAPQVLQDHWNSYITDEDFRFMSANGLNAVRIPVGWWIACDPPPKPFVSGSLKALDNAFTWAQEYGMKVIVDLHAIQGSQNGNGHSGTRDGYQEWGDSNIQDTVAVIDFLAERYANNTSLAAIELMNEPMAPGISLDTLKKYYQAGYDAVRKYTQNAYVILSNRLGNADAKELLSFASSLHCVAIDVHYYNLFSDSFSNMNAQQNIDFIHNQRSSDLDTVTTANGPSIFVGAWTGEWEVNGASMEDYQNFAKAQIEVYGRAQFGWAYWAYKCAANYWSLKWMIENNYIKL
- the LOC7471527 gene encoding probable glucan 1,3-beta-glucosidase A isoform X2, whose translation is MQLLYFIFSYYQDGTQVRFFSTRLQKYLCSENGGGTILVANRPSASDWETFRLWRINETYFNFRVFNKQFVGLEDQGNKVTAFSDTAGNRETFQIIRKNDDRSIVRLQASNGQFLQAISETLVTADYVGSGWDDGDPSVFKMTIVNPNAIRGEYQLTNGYGPDRAPQVLQDHWNSYITDEDFRFMSANGLNAVRIPVGWWIACDPPPKPFVSGSLKALDNAFTWAQEYGMKVIVDLHAIQGSQNGNGHSGTRDGYQEWGDSNIQDTVAVIDFLAERYANNTSLAAIELMNEPMAPGISLDTLKKYYQAGYDAVRKYTQNAYVILSNRLGNADAKELLSFASSLHCVAIDVHYYNLFSDSFSNMNAQQNIDFIHNQRSSDLDTVTTANGPSIFVGAWTGEWEVNGASMEDYQNFAKAQIEVYGRAQFGWAYWAYKCAANYWSLKWMIENNYIKL